A window from Citrus sinensis cultivar Valencia sweet orange chromosome 3, DVS_A1.0, whole genome shotgun sequence encodes these proteins:
- the LOC102620161 gene encoding serine/threonine-protein kinase AtPK2/AtPK19-like translates to MVSTSQKNLHSLLTTKLKKLTITPPSASSPDFDFTEVFGPLTPCRHNNQSPASTSASLGDPQVIHNRSHSFVGPSPRYALSSSLPLQIQELEHENDAELEAESERKIGPGDFEIFRVVGQGAFGKVFQVKKKGVDDGDSDGIYAMKVMRKDTIIKKNHVDYMKAERDILTKVTHPFIVQLRYSFQTRSKLYLILDFINGGHLFFHLYRQGIFREDQARFYTAEIVSAVSHLHKCGIVHRDLKPENILMDSDGHVMLTDFGLAKEIDESSRSNSMCGTTEYMAPEILLSKGHNKDADWWSVGILLYEMLTGQPPFTHANRQKLQQRIINEKVKLPPFLTSEAHSLLKGLLHKDPSKRLGSGPGGVDAIKHHKWFRSINWKTLEAREMQPKFKPDVSGKDCIANFDKCWTTMPADDSPAPTPTAGEHFKGYTYVAPNPWLSSV, encoded by the exons ATGGTGTCCACGTCACAGAAAAACCTTCACTCACTATTAACAACGAAACTGAAAAAGCTAACCATCACCCCACCCTCCGCTTCTTCCCCAGACTTCGACTTCACCGAAGTCTTCGGACCCTTAACGCCCTGCCGCCACAACAACCAATCACCTGCATCCACGTCAGCCTCTTTGGGTGACCCGCAGGTGATCCACAACCGTTCCCACTCTTTCGTGGGTCCCTCCCCTCGTTACGCCCTCTCCTCCTCCCTTCCTCTCCAAATCCAAGAACTCGAACACGAAAACGATGCCGAATTGGAAGCTGAAAGTGAGAGAAAGATCGGGCCGGgtgattttgagatatttagGGTTGTGGGACAGGGCGCGTTTGGTAAAGTGTTTCAAGTGAAGAAGAAAGGAGTCGATGATGGCGATAGTGATGGGATTTATGCAATGAAAGTTATGAGAAAAGATACGATTATAAAGAAGAATCATGTGGATTACATGAAAGCTGAAAGGGATATCCTCACCAAAGTCACCCATCCTTTTATTGTCCAGCTCCGCTACTCTTTCCAG ACGAGGTCTAAGCTGTATTTGATATTGGACTTTATAAATGGAGGGCATCTCTTCTTTCATCTGTATCGGCAAGGAATCTTCCG TGAGGATCAGGCAAGGTTTTATACTGCTGAGATAGTATCTGCGGTTTCACATCTTCACAAGTGCGGGATCGTGCACCGGGATCTTAAACCAGAAAATATACTCATGGATTCTGATGGGCAT GTTATGCTAACTGATTTCGGACTTGCAAAGGAAATTGACGAATCAAGTAGATCAAATTCAATGTGTGGAACCACAGAATACATGGCTCCTGAAATTTTACTTTCAAAAGGCCACAACAAGGATGCAGATTGGTGGAGTGTTGGAATTCTCCTGTATGAAATGTTGACGGGGCAG CCACCGTTTACACATGCAAATAGACAGAAGCTTCAACAGAGAATTATTAATGAGAAAGTGAAACTTCCACCTTTTCTTACCAGTGAAGCTCACTCTTTGCTTAAAGGA tTGCTGCACAAGGACCCATCTAAAAGGTTAGGTAGCGGGCCTGGTGGAGTGGACGCCATCAAACACCACAAATGGTTTCGATCAATCAACTGGAAGACGTTGGAGGCCAGAGAAATGCAGCCAAAATTCAAGCCAGATGTGAGTGGAAAAGACTGTATAGCCAATTTCGACAAGTGCTGGACAACAATGCCGGCAGATGATTCACCGGCTCCCACACCGACAGCAGGTGAGCATTTCAAAGGGTACACTTATGTGGCGCCTAACCCTTGGCTTTCATCAGTATGA